The following proteins are co-located in the Vigna unguiculata cultivar IT97K-499-35 chromosome 9, ASM411807v1, whole genome shotgun sequence genome:
- the LOC114164455 gene encoding flowering-promoting factor 1-like protein 3, giving the protein MSGVWVFNKGVVRLVENPSSERKVLVHSASNEIITSYAVLEHKLSSLGWERYYDDPDLLQFHKRATVHLISLPRDFNRFRSMHMYDIVVKNKNYFEVRDM; this is encoded by the coding sequence ATGTCTGGGGTTTGGGTTTTCAACAAAGGTGTGGTTAGACTAGTGGAGAACCCTAGCTCTGAGCGTAAGGTGTTGGTTCACTCTGCAAGCAATGAAATAATCACTTCCTACGCAGTGTTGGAGCACAAGCTGAGTTCATTGGGGTGGGAACGTTACTACGATGACCCTGATTTGCTTCAGTTCCACAAACGTGCCACTGTTCACCTAATCTCCCTCCCAAGGGATTTCAACAGGTTCAGGTCCATGCACATGTATGACATAGTTGTCAAGAACAAGAACTACTTCGAAGTTAGAGACATGTGA